The Pseudalkalibacillus hwajinpoensis DNA window ACGTTCAATCATCATCGCTACTTTTTCCACTTCATTTTCCACAAAATTTCTGATGTTCGTCTTTAGAAATTCGATGTCCTGATTTAATTGAAAGTCCATCTTTCTCTCTCCTTTTTTAAACGTATGTATAAAAGCCTTTTCCGCTTTTTCGACCAAGTCTTCCAGCATTAACGTACTTTGTTAAAATAGGGCAAGGTCTGTATTTTTCACCGAGTGTTTCATACAGATATTGCATGTTTCGAAGACGTGTATCAAGACCGACTAAATCAGCGAGCTCAAGCGGACCCATTGGATGATTCAATCCGAGCTTCATTGCTTTATCGATGTCTTCAGGTGAACCTACACCCTCCATAACCATGTTCATCGCTTCATTTCCAATCAAACAATTCATTCGACTAACCGCAAACCCTGGAAACTCGCTTATCCTGACACATTCCTTTCCAATCGCTTCACCAAAGTTCATCGCTTTTTCAATCGTTTCTTCTGAAGTTTCCAGCCCACAAATCACTTCGATCAACTTCATCTTAGGAACCGGGTTGAAAAAGTGAAGTGCAAGACATCGCTCAGGTCTGCTTGTTTGTGCAGCGATTTCTGTCGGACTCATCGTCGATGTATTTGTAGCGAGTATCGCATGATCTGGTGTCAGCTCATCAAGCTGCTTAAAAATGCTTGTTTTTAGTTCCATTACTTCAAGCACAGCCTCGATCACTAGATCACGTCCTTCGGCGGCGTCCCTAATTTCCGATGTGAATTGAAGGCTATTCAATCGTTCATCTGCGACTTCTTGAGTAAGCAGCTCTTTCCTTACTGCACGATTAAATTGCTTTTTAAGATAATTTTTAGACTCGTTCAACGATGAATCACTTACATCTTGAACAATGACAGAAAGTCCAGCAGAGGCAGCTGAATATGCGATCCCTCTTCCCATCGTTCCTGCTCCGATTACTGCGATTTTTTGAATAGACAAAATAGACGGTCCCCTTCCTAGTCATTCAGCGTATAATAATCCTTAATTATTTAGGATTGATTACTTTGAACGTGCCACTTCCTTTAGCCAGAAGCTTACCGTTTTCATCAAGGACGATGCCTTCACCCATTTTGGTTCGTTTTCCTTCTCCATAAATGAGCGCTTTTGCGATGATTTTCCCACCAGAAATTGGTGCTACATAATTAATTGTTAAATTAATCGTTATGACAGGACTTCCTATCATAGAGCGCATTTTCAGGCTAATGATGTTATCGATCATTGTTGCGTATACCCCGCCATGTAGACTCCCGTGAGTGTTTAATAGCTTTGTTTCAATGGGCAGCTCCAAAATCACTTCATCTTCAGTAAGGGAAGTTAATTCAAAACCTAAAAGGTTGAAAAAAGGGCTTGTCTCAAAATCATTTCTAACACTCTCGTAAATAGTATTTGAATTTGCCTCCATCTATTTACCTTGAAAAACTGGCTTTCTTTTCTCAAGAAAAGCTCTAGTTCCTTCGTTTTTGTCTTCTGATGCGAAAAGAATTGCCTGTGACAGCTTCTCGATTAGTAATCCAGTTTTCATATCTGTATCAGCGCCCATGTTAACTGCGAGTTTAGCCATCATAACGGCCATTGGCCCTTTACTAATAATTTGCTTGGCGACTACAACTGCTTTTTCTTTTAAAAGCGAAATTTCTACGCTCTCAGTAATGAGACCGATTGCAACTGCTTCTTCAGACGAAATAATTTTCCCTGTTAAGATCATTTCAAGTGCTTTTCCTCTACCGACAAGCCTTGTGAGACGCTGAGTGCCACCAGCACCAGGAATGATAGAAAGATTGAGTTCTGGTAACCCAAACTTTGCATGAGAAGCAGCGATTCGAATATCACATGCCATGGCAAGCTCGCATCCACCGCCTAGCGCATATCCATTTACCATCGCTATCGTCGGCTTGGAGTATCCTTCAATATAGTCATAAACTTCCTGCATACTACCTGATTTGAATGCATCGTACATTGTTTTCTTTTCTAACTGAGAAATATCAGCACCAGCTGCAAAAGATTTTTCACCTTCACCTGTGATAACGACACATTTAACCTCATCCTGTTTTTCAAGCTTTTCAAGAGTATCTTTTATTTCTGTTAATGTTTCTTTGTTTAGAGCATTTCTTATTTCTGGTCTATTAATTGATAGAAAAGCTATATGATCTTCACTAGTTACTAGAATATTGTTCATGGAAAATCTCCTTTCATCTAAGATTGATAGCTATAAAATCCTTTGCCTGTTTTTCTGCCAAGTTCTCCTTTGTTTACTTTCTCTTCTACTATTCGAGCTGGTCGATCTGCTTCATTTCCCGATTCTTCAAACCTCTGTTTGCGGACGTAATAGTTTACGTCAATACCGGTGAGGTCCATCAATGCAAATGGACCAATTGGGTGATTTAGAGCTTTTGTACATACTAGGTCAATTTCTTCATGACTTGCGTAACCGTTTTCAAGTAAAAAAACAGCCTCATCCATTAATTTCCCTAGGATTCTGTTCGCTACAAACCCAGAAATTTCTTTTTGTAAAAGGACTGGTGTTTTCTGAATGGATTCCACAAATTGAATGGCTTTGGTTGCTGTCTTCTCTGAGGTATGGGGTCCTTTCACCACTTCTACTAAATCCATAACGAGCGCCGGATTGAAGAAATGAATGTTGCATATGGCCTCTGGACGATGGGTTGCATCTGAAATCTTTGAACTTACGATTGTAGAGCTGTTCGTCGCGAAAATGCAGTGTTTGGGACAGATCTGATCAAGCTTAGCGAATAATTCTCTCTTAACGTCTAGCTTTTCAATGACTGCTTCGATGACTAGATCTACTTCTTTTAAATCATTAAGTGAAGTACTTATGGTTATCATCTGGAATGCTTGTTCAACCTCATCACTTGTAAGTTTACCTTTACTAATCCTTCGATTCATGTGTCCTTGAAGAGAACCTATTGCCTTGTTTAGACATTCCCCTTCAATATCATGTAATACAACAGGATAACCAGCAAGGGCACAAACCATTGCAATCTGGGAACCCATTGTTCCTGAACCAATTACCCCAACCCTGTCTATGCTCTCATTACTCATATGCCATACCTCCGGTTTTCTTTGAAGACTCTTCCTTAACAAGGATCCGTTTCAGTAATTTTCCAACAGTATTGCGTGGCAAAGATGCTCTTATTTCTAATTCTTTAGGAACTTTATAGCGAGTTAAGTTTTCGTAGCAATAGTTAATTAAATCTTTTTCAGAGATACAAGAATCGTTAACAACGACAAATGCTTTCACTCTTTCTCCACTATATTCGTGTGGGATTCCAATTACTGCAGCTTCTTTAACAGATGGGTGATCATAAAGAATACTTTCAATTTCCTGAGGATACACATTAAACCCACCTGTAATAATCATTTCCTTTTTACGTCCGACAATATAGAAGTACCCATCTTTATCCATCGTGGCTAGATCACCAGTAAATAGCCATCCATCGTTTAAGTTCTTACTCGTTTCTTCTGGTTTGTTCCAGTAGCCCTTCATGACTTGAGGTCCTTTTATAGCGAGTTCTCCTACACTACCAATGGGGAGTTCATTTCTCTCTTCATCAACGATTCGGCTGTCTGTTCCGGGAAAAGGGATTCCGATGCTGCCGATTTTCCTTTCACCAAATGGTGGATTCCGATGTGTGGAAGGAGATGTTTCTGACATGCCAAACCCCTCTCCAATAACAGCACCTGTTAATTCCTCAAAGCGATTAATGACTTCGATCGGAAGTGGAGCGGAACCGCTCGAGCAAAACTTAAAGCAACTAAGTTCATACTCATGCACGTCAGGGTGATTGACGAATGCATTATACATTGTCGGCACTCCGGGAAAGAAAGTCGGCTGGTATCGCTTGATGATTCGCATCACGAC harbors:
- a CDS encoding 3-hydroxyacyl-CoA dehydrogenase family protein codes for the protein MSIQKIAVIGAGTMGRGIAYSAASAGLSVIVQDVSDSSLNESKNYLKKQFNRAVRKELLTQEVADERLNSLQFTSEIRDAAEGRDLVIEAVLEVMELKTSIFKQLDELTPDHAILATNTSTMSPTEIAAQTSRPERCLALHFFNPVPKMKLIEVICGLETSEETIEKAMNFGEAIGKECVRISEFPGFAVSRMNCLIGNEAMNMVMEGVGSPEDIDKAMKLGLNHPMGPLELADLVGLDTRLRNMQYLYETLGEKYRPCPILTKYVNAGRLGRKSGKGFYTYV
- a CDS encoding PaaI family thioesterase — encoded protein: MEANSNTIYESVRNDFETSPFFNLLGFELTSLTEDEVILELPIETKLLNTHGSLHGGVYATMIDNIISLKMRSMIGSPVITINLTINYVAPISGGKIIAKALIYGEGKRTKMGEGIVLDENGKLLAKGSGTFKVINPK
- a CDS encoding enoyl-CoA hydratase/isomerase family protein, translated to MNNILVTSEDHIAFLSINRPEIRNALNKETLTEIKDTLEKLEKQDEVKCVVITGEGEKSFAAGADISQLEKKTMYDAFKSGSMQEVYDYIEGYSKPTIAMVNGYALGGGCELAMACDIRIAASHAKFGLPELNLSIIPGAGGTQRLTRLVGRGKALEMILTGKIISSEEAVAIGLITESVEISLLKEKAVVVAKQIISKGPMAVMMAKLAVNMGADTDMKTGLLIEKLSQAILFASEDKNEGTRAFLEKRKPVFQGK
- a CDS encoding 3-hydroxyacyl-CoA dehydrogenase family protein; this translates as MSNESIDRVGVIGSGTMGSQIAMVCALAGYPVVLHDIEGECLNKAIGSLQGHMNRRISKGKLTSDEVEQAFQMITISTSLNDLKEVDLVIEAVIEKLDVKRELFAKLDQICPKHCIFATNSSTIVSSKISDATHRPEAICNIHFFNPALVMDLVEVVKGPHTSEKTATKAIQFVESIQKTPVLLQKEISGFVANRILGKLMDEAVFLLENGYASHEEIDLVCTKALNHPIGPFALMDLTGIDVNYYVRKQRFEESGNEADRPARIVEEKVNKGELGRKTGKGFYSYQS
- a CDS encoding long-chain-fatty-acid--CoA ligase, whose translation is MEKLINRPWYRFYPEIMNTYQSFPECSVYTLLSDSVKKHEAKIAIRFQDQEITYSQLLDKVDRLASSWNQMGIKKSERIGLMLSNQPMYVFAYYAALKLGATVVQINPLYMPREIEEISQEVQLSYLVTESQYMDKVQKVMKSYSYKQLFITDQDIPIHLPNAQLIEKLIGEENTPIDVVPIKAREDVAVIQFTGGTTGKMKGAMLTHYNLVSNVIQSFLMYGSKMKMGEEVTLTATPLYHVYAMTSGMNLSIHIGATNIIIPKFEVNVVMRIIKRYQPTFFPGVPTMYNAFVNHPDVHEYELSCFKFCSSGSAPLPIEVINRFEELTGAVIGEGFGMSETSPSTHRNPPFGERKIGSIGIPFPGTDSRIVDEERNELPIGSVGELAIKGPQVMKGYWNKPEETSKNLNDGWLFTGDLATMDKDGYFYIVGRKKEMIITGGFNVYPQEIESILYDHPSVKEAAVIGIPHEYSGERVKAFVVVNDSCISEKDLINYCYENLTRYKVPKELEIRASLPRNTVGKLLKRILVKEESSKKTGGMAYE